A part of Capsicum annuum cultivar UCD-10X-F1 chromosome 6, UCD10Xv1.1, whole genome shotgun sequence genomic DNA contains:
- the LOC107855370 gene encoding transcription factor CYCLOIDEA: MYSPSSNNCNYSPILSSINSFHIPSPSMQYENELFFQSYHHDHIYFQQQQQQQQEVPLMEDLSLHILADSTKTVLEGIVEEGGEGKGDDTMSSRNSIISGRISKNNKRSSSKDRHSKINTARGPRDRRMRLSLEAARKFFSLQDLLGFDKASKTVEWLLNKSDSAIEELAATNKQNSCTTTTTTTGIGAICASNSLSECEVISGTDETSSNDKNKETVKGEKKKKKKKTNPARIEPLTRESRDRARARARERTKIKKMSQIDKSKAPANDLNPSGSNWKPINKTREEHVTHEQLMTFHQEKQQLIGTNKENNIVDENNLVFNGNWNPFSIFNYHDQNAGISNEHQFTDFQFCGKLWEG, from the exons ATGTATTCTCCAAGCAGCAATAACTGCAACTACAGCCCCATTTTGTCGTCTATTAATTCATTTCACATCCCCTCTCCTTCTATGCAATATGAAAACGAACTATTCTTTCAAAGTTATCATCATGACCATATTtactttcaacaacaacaacaacaacaacaagaagttcCCTTGATGGAAGATTTGAGTCTTCACATCTTAGCTGACAGCACCAAAACTGTACTAGAAGGAATCGTCGAAGAAGGAGGAGAAGGCAAAGGAGACGACACGATGAGTAGCAGAAATAGTATTATTAGTGGACGGATCTCGAAAAACAATAAGAGATCTTCGAGCAAAGATCGACACAGCAAGATCAACACCGCTCGCGGTCCCAGAGATAGAAGGATGAGACTTTCACTTGAAGCTGCTCGTAAATTTTTCAGTTTGCAGGACTTGTTGGGGTTCGACAAGGCCAGCAAAACTGTAGAATGGTTGCTGAATAAATCAGATTCCGCAATTGAAGAGCTCGCCGCAACTAATAAGCAAAATAGCtgcactactactactactactactggaATTGGTGCAATTTGTGCATCTAATTCTCTTTCTGAGTGTGAAGTTATATCAGGAACTGATGAAACTTCCTCCAATGACAAAAACAAGGAAACTGTTAAAGgcgagaagaagaagaaaaagaagaagactaACCCAGCTCGAATTGAACCTCTTACAAGGGAATCGAGGGATCGAGCAAGAGCCAGGGCTAGAGAGAgaaccaaaataaagaaaatgagcCAAATTGACAAATCCAAAGCCCCGGCTAATGATTTGAACCCTTCAGGATCTAATTGGAAGCCCATTAATAAAACTCGTGAAGAACATGTAACACACGAACAACTCATGACCTTCCATCAGGAGAAGCAACAGCTCATAGGGACTAATAAAGAGAACAATATTGTTGATGAGAACAATTTGGTGTTTAATGGAAATTGGAACCCGTTTAGCATCTTCAACTATCATGACCAAAATGCTGGAATTTCCAATGAG CATCAATTTACGGATTTCCAATTTTGTGGAAAGCTGTGGGAAGGCTAG